A stretch of Girardinichthys multiradiatus isolate DD_20200921_A chromosome 20, DD_fGirMul_XY1, whole genome shotgun sequence DNA encodes these proteins:
- the tgm5l gene encoding transglutaminase 5, like, producing MEDLSIHHANLELSENLGRHRTDGFKNANALVVRRGAPFKISVQLKGRPFNPRTDSLRIKVTLGQLNVEMPVTFSTKHSSSHWNAYIDPNNLNFQKLSIFIYSPASVSVGCYSFQLSVSTQDGQKSTVVGNFIMLCNPWCSEDAVYIPFEDQREEYILSDSGLLFMGTPMNLVSRPWSFDLYEPGVLEACLDLLKVSPQHQKNKRKDYLNRGNPVYISRVVSAMINSEDDRGVLKGNWTDDFKQGVSPSKWTGSKDILRMWAQSGYSPVKYGQCWVFAAVMCTVMRVLGIPCRVVTNFNSAHDTNANLVVEEYYSETGQKLNRSQDSIWNFHLWGECWMTRKDLGPDMDGWQVLDPTPQERSGGVFCCGPAPVKGIRNKRTDLIYDIPFVYAAVNADVHTIILSSQDQVVGFSKDTEKVGSLICTKAIGYPRVQNITGDYKYIKSPTSTLSSRSSTISNDSTLRRATAPEGVLVSLTLNKSPAPGEPIAFLVKAVNKQKIPKVVKVHLNAQAKEYNHSPSETFWEKHGIIQLAPMEVKVVQEQILPAQYEHVMENNLINLAVVLEDMATHKRVLASEEFNIASPELIIQVADEDSIVPNKQLTATVTFTNSFSRPVSGLLTIAGAGLIAGKKQFRMPSLRPGGKASQSITLTPSMAGVKMLQASISLLDTDTIRCFKMISVNSI from the exons ATGGAGG ACTTGAGCATTCACCACGCCAACCTGGAACTTTCTGAAAATCTGGGGAGACATCGAACAGATGGCTTCAAGAATGCCAACGCTCTGGTGGTGCGAAGAGGGGCCCCATTTAAAATCAGCGTCCAGCTCAAAGGCCGACCCTTCAACCCCAGGACGGATTCTCTGAGGATTAAAGTCACACTAG GTCAGCTTAATGTAGAGATGCCAGTCACTTTTTCCACAAAGCACTCTTCCTCCCACTGGAATGCCTACATTGACCCAAACAACTTGAACTTCCAGAAACTCTCCATCTTCATCTATTCTCCTGCTTCAGTCTCAGTGGGATGCTACtcatttcagctgtctgtttcCACGCAAGATGGCCAGAAGAGTACCGTGGTGGGCAATTTCATCATGCTCTGCAACCCCTGGTGTTCGG aggATGCAGTTTATATTCCATTTGAGGACCAGAGGGAGGAATACATCCTGAGTGATTCTGGATTGCTGTTTATGGGGACCCCGATGAACCTTGTCTCAAGACCCTGGTCCTTTGATCTG TATGAGCCTGGTGTTTTAGAGGCCTGTCTGGATCTGCTCAAAGTCAGCCCTCagcatcaaaaaaataaaaggaaggaTTACCTGAACAGAGGCAACCCTGTCTACATCAGCCGCGTTGTTTCTGCCATG ATCAACAGTGAGGATGATCGTGGTGTGCTGAAAGGGAACTGGACTGATGACTTCAAACAGGGTGTCAGTCCCTCAAAATGGACAGGAAGCAAGGACATCTTGAGGATGTGGGCCCAGTCTGGTTACAGCCCGGTCAAGTATGGACAGTGCTGGGTGTTTGCTGCAGTCATGTGCACAG TCATGAGAGTTCTTGGCATTCCTTGCCGTGTCGTCACCAACTTCAACTCTGCTCACGACACCAATGCCAACCTGGTGGTTGAAGAGTACTACAGTGAAACTGGACAGAAGCTTAACCGTAGTCAAGACAGCATATG GAACTTTCATCTGTGGGGGGAGTGCTGGATGACCCGCAAAGATCTTGGGCCAGATATGGATGGGTGGCAAGTTCTTGACCCAACCCCACAAGAGAGGAGCGGAG GAGTGTTTTGCTGTGGGCCAGCTCCAGTCAAAGGAATCAGGAATAAGCGTACAGACCTGATTTATGACATCCCATTTGTCTACGCTGCAGTGAACGCTGATGTGCACACAATCATCTTGTCAAGCCAGGATCAGGTAGTTGGCTTCAGCAAAGACACAGAGAAAGTTGGATCCCTAATCTGCACTAAAGCAATTGGCTACCCAAGAGTGCAGAACATCACAGGAGACTACAAATACATCAAAA GTCCTACTTCAACGCTTTCGTCAAGAAGCTCCACAATTTCAAACGACTCAACACTTCGCAGAG CTACTGCACCTGAGGGGGTCTTAGTCTCCTTGACGCTGAATAAATCTCCAGCTCCCGGAGAGCCAATCGCCTTCCTTGTGAAAGCTGTGAACAAGCAGAAAATACCCAAGGTGGTAAAAGTACATCTGAATGCTCAGGCAAAAGAGTACAACCACAGCCCCTCTGAAACCTTCTGGGAAAAACACGGCATCATACAGCTAGCACCAATGGAAG TCAAAGTCGTCCAGGAGCAAATCCTTCCAGCACAGTATGAGCACGTGATGGAAAACAACCTCATCAACCTAGCAGTCGTCCTGGAGGACATGGCCACCCACAAGCGGGTGCTCGCCTCAGAGGAGTTCAACATCGCCAGCCCAGAGCTCATTATCCAG gTTGCAGATGAAGACTCCATTGTGCCAAACAAACAGCTCACTGCCACCGTGACTTTCACCAACTCTTTCTCTCGCCCAGTCAGTGGCTTACTGACTATAGCCGGGGCCGGGCTAATTGCTGGCAAAAAACAGTTCAG GATGCCGTCACTTCGTCCAGGGGGTAAGGCAAGCCAGTCCATCACCTTGACCCCAAGCATGGCAGGTGTAAAGATGCTGCAAGCCAGTATATCCCTTTTAGACACCGACACAATTAGATGCTTCAAGATGATTTCAGTCAACAGTATTTAA
- the eya2 gene encoding eyes absent homolog 2 isoform X4, whose protein sequence is MAAYGQTQYSPALQPAGPYTAYTHHTQGYGMPSYSAGISSGLFQGTHAISNSTPFNPAQQEFSAYSSYSQSQYSPYYNSHHYNSPYITSSNISPAAIAAPLAYQHPEHPVMMPNPSPESHIGTDYHPPPSPPTPGKEEVIPGRRGSDSKLRGRKRVIDPAPPLDSDIERVFIWDLDETIIIFHSLLTGTFSSRFGKDSSKAVSLGLWMEEMIFNLADSRLFFNDLEECDQVHIDDVASDDNGQDLSTYNFGSDGFQSPAGAGSLCLGSGVHGGVDWMRKLAFRYRRVKEIYNTYKNNVGGLLGSPKREEWLQLRREMEVLTDLWLTQALKALALINSRPNCVNVLVTTTQLIPALSKVLLYGLGSAFPIENIYSATKTGKESCFERVSQRFGRRAVYVVIGDGAEEETVAKKKNMPFWRVSCRPDLEALSHALEMDYL, encoded by the exons GTGCTGGTATTTCATCTGGACTCTTTCAAGGGACACATGCAATCTCAAATTCAACCCCATTCAACCCAGCCCAACAA GAATTTTCTGCATATTCCAGCTACAGTCAAAGTCAGTACTCTCCCTATTATAATTCTCATCACTACAACAGTCCCTACATAACCAGCAGCAACATCAGTCCTGCTGCAATCGCAGCTCCATTGGCCTATCAGCACCCAGAGCACCCAGTTATGATGCCCAATCCCAGCCCGGAGTCACATATAGGTA caGATTACCACCCACCGCCCAGCCCGCCAACACCAGGTAAAGAAGAGGTAATTCCAGGACGAAGGGGATCCGATAGTAAGTTGAGAGGAAGAAAAAGAGTTATTGACCCCGCTCCACCTCTTGACTCTGATATAGAG CGTGTGTTTATCTGGGATCTGGATGAAACCATCATCATTTTCCATTCGCTCCTTACAGGAACTTTCTCCTCACGGTTTGGCAAG GACTCATCAAAGGCGGTGTCTCTGGGTTTGTGGATGGAAGAAATGATCTTCAATCTAGCCGACTCAAGACTCTTTTTCAATGACCTGGAG GAATGTGACCAGGTTCATATTGATGACGTGGCATCGGATGACAATGGACAGGACCTGAG cacTTACAACTTTGGGTCGGATGGCTTCCAGAGCCCAGCAGGAGCAGGATCTCTGTGCCTTGGGTCAGGGGTCCATGGAGGGGTGGACTGGATGAGAAAACTGGCTTTCCGATACCGCAGAGTCAAGGAGATCTACAACACTTACAAAAATAATGTTGGAG gtCTACTGGGCAGTCCAAAGCGAGAGGAATGGTTACAgctgaggagagagatggaagtCCTGACTGACCTGTGGCTGACTCAAGCACTAAAAGCCCTGGCTCTCATCAACTCCAG GCCTAACTGTGTGAATGTGTTGGTGACCACCACCCAGCTTATCCCGGCTCTGTCCAAGGTGTTACTGTACGGTCTTGGCTCAGCCTTCCCAATAGAGAACATTTACAGTGCAACAAAGACAG gaaaGGAGAGCTGTTTTGAGCGTGTGTCTCAGAGGTTTGGTCGCAGAGCGGTCTATGTGGTAATAGGAGATGGAGCTGAAGAAGAGACGGTAGCCAAGAag AAGAACATGCCATTCTGGAGGGTGTCCTGCCGGCCCGATCTGGAGGCTTTGAGCCATGCACTGGAGATGGACTACCTCTAG